A segment of the Candidatus Jettenia caeni genome:
AAACACTGGCGTAGTGGCTACAGGCTGAGGTTTGTCTTCCCCGTTTCTCTCCGTTTCCTCTGAGAGTGTCACACGATCACAACCATACCCTATTTCCAGCATCTTCTCGTCAAACCGTACGTGAGGTTTTCCCTCATACGGCTTTCCTGTGCTCTTCGCAACAAGGCATATGCACCTATCGGCCTGGATTTGCTTTCGGGTGAACATATCGAATTTGGTAGTCATTGAACAGACCCCATTTTCCGTATATCTCTTCCCTACTCCACTTCCTCCAGCCAAAGCCCTTCAGTTTCTTTCTGCGCATGACAAACCTTCGCACCTTCATCTCCAGGTAATTCCTGACCTTGTTGAAGGTACTAGTACTATTGCCTATCCTGAAGTAATTCACCCAGCCCCTGATTATTGCATTGACTGTTTGTATCACTTCTCTTAATGGCTTGTTCCAGTTTGCCTTAAGCGCAGCCTTTACCTTCTTACCGATTTCCTGTCGTTTCTTCTTCCGTGGCGTCTTGCTGACATAGGTCTTGCCTTCACGGTTTCTGGTGAGTCTAAAGTCAAACCCCAGGAAACTGAAACATCCTCCTTCTTTGAGATTCACTACCTTCGTCTTCTCCCGGTTC
Coding sequences within it:
- a CDS encoding putative RNA-directed DNA polymerase, which translates into the protein MERAREVTRRNGYYNLEYIWSADDMVILIHGHPKENWLLQKVQKRLKEELDTLQVQMNREKTKVVNLKEGGCFSFLGFDFRLTRNREGKTYVSKTPRKKKRQEIGKKVKAALKANWNKPLREVIQTVNAIIRGWVNYFRIGNSTSTFNKVRNYLEMKVRRFVMRRKKLKGFGWRKWSREEIYGKWGLFNDYQIRYVHPKANPGR